Proteins from one Hydrogenophaga sp. SL48 genomic window:
- a CDS encoding amidohydrolase family protein, with protein sequence MNTSATTPALIDCHVHVFDPVRFPYAPDAWYTPVPAETGTPGQLGHLLDAHGVRHALLVGPNSGYGLDNRCLLDTISRSQGRYKGVAVVRNDASRTELQDLKAAGVVGIAFNVALLGVDFYRDTGPLLQRLRELGLWAQVQVQDDQLVPLLPLLRESGARLLFDHLGRPAPVAGVGQAGFAALLSLAATGRACVKLSGGVKVSQQAHPHDDLRPFVQALVEAYTPQALVWASDWPFLRAPSRVDYGPLLDLLTQQVPDDADRHAILWDTPRRLFGFGD encoded by the coding sequence ATGAACACCTCCGCCACGACCCCTGCGCTGATCGACTGCCACGTGCACGTGTTTGACCCGGTGCGTTTCCCCTATGCACCCGACGCCTGGTACACGCCCGTGCCCGCGGAAACCGGCACACCCGGGCAGCTCGGCCATCTGCTCGACGCCCATGGCGTGCGCCACGCGCTGCTGGTCGGCCCCAACTCGGGTTACGGGCTGGACAACCGTTGCCTGCTGGACACCATCTCGCGCAGCCAGGGCCGCTACAAGGGCGTGGCCGTGGTGCGCAACGACGCCAGCCGCACCGAGCTGCAAGACCTGAAGGCGGCGGGCGTGGTGGGCATCGCGTTCAACGTGGCGCTGCTCGGCGTGGACTTCTACCGCGACACCGGGCCCCTGCTGCAGCGCCTGCGCGAGCTCGGTCTGTGGGCGCAGGTGCAGGTGCAGGACGACCAGCTCGTGCCGTTGCTGCCGCTGCTGCGCGAGAGCGGCGCGCGCCTGCTGTTCGACCACCTGGGCCGCCCGGCCCCGGTCGCCGGCGTGGGCCAGGCCGGTTTTGCGGCGCTGCTGTCGCTGGCCGCCACCGGCCGCGCCTGCGTCAAGCTCTCGGGCGGTGTCAAGGTGTCGCAGCAGGCCCATCCCCATGACGACCTGCGCCCTTTTGTGCAGGCCCTGGTCGAGGCCTACACCCCGCAAGCCCTGGTGTGGGCGTCGGACTGGCCGTTCCTGCGCGCGCCGTCGCGGGTGGACTACGGCCCGCTGCTGGACCTGCTGACGCAGCAGGTGCCCGACGACGCCGACCGCCACGCCATTCTCTGGGACACGCCGCGCCGGCTGTTCGGTTTCGGCGACTGA
- a CDS encoding PRC-barrel domain-containing protein, whose amino-acid sequence MNYQEQDTYGMYKIRADGGPGPGLMGANTLDGNDVFNRQGEDLGDIKEIMLDMSNGRVAYAVLSYGGFLGMGDKLFAVPWSALTLDTDNKRFVLDVSKDRLENAPGFDKDQWPDMADATWNKAIHDYYGVTPYSDGKI is encoded by the coding sequence ATGAATTACCAAGAGCAAGACACCTACGGCATGTACAAGATCCGGGCCGACGGCGGCCCCGGCCCCGGACTGATGGGCGCGAACACGCTCGACGGCAACGACGTCTTCAACCGGCAGGGCGAAGACCTGGGCGACATCAAGGAAATCATGCTCGACATGAGCAACGGACGCGTCGCCTACGCGGTGTTGTCGTACGGCGGTTTCCTGGGCATGGGCGACAAGCTGTTTGCCGTGCCATGGAGCGCGCTGACGCTCGACACCGACAACAAGCGCTTCGTGCTGGACGTGTCCAAGGACCGCCTTGAAAACGCGCCTGGCTTCGACAAGGACCAGTGGCCCGACATGGCCGATGCGACCTGGAACAAGGCAATCCACGACTACTACGGTGTGACGCCGTATTCGGACGGCAAAATCTGA
- a CDS encoding TetR/AcrR family transcriptional regulator has translation MSDALPPHPLAEAPRRARGRPRKTADERDDGNRRQDLLRAAARLFRTQGFAATSTRDIATAAGMRSGSPFYHFDNKEALLAAVMQEGMVSAAARQAEAMQRATAPLKRGQALTAREALRVLVRNHFEVLLGPDSDFIPVMLYEWRSLSETERIEVKRLKDAYEAVWVPVLQALQGSGELQGDPALSRLMIFGALNWSVQWYDPRRSASLDDLTEAALQLFLKELA, from the coding sequence ATGAGCGATGCCTTGCCTCCCCATCCGCTGGCCGAAGCGCCGCGCCGCGCCCGCGGGCGCCCCCGAAAAACCGCCGACGAGCGCGACGACGGCAACCGCCGCCAAGACCTGCTGCGGGCCGCCGCGCGCCTGTTCCGCACCCAGGGTTTTGCCGCCACCAGCACGCGCGACATCGCCACCGCCGCCGGCATGCGCTCGGGTTCGCCGTTCTACCACTTCGACAACAAGGAAGCCCTGCTCGCGGCCGTGATGCAGGAGGGCATGGTGAGCGCCGCGGCGCGCCAGGCCGAAGCGATGCAGCGCGCCACGGCGCCACTCAAGCGCGGCCAGGCCCTGACGGCGCGCGAGGCGCTGCGGGTGCTGGTGCGCAACCACTTCGAGGTGCTGCTCGGGCCCGACAGCGACTTCATCCCGGTGATGCTCTACGAGTGGCGTTCGCTGTCGGAGACCGAGCGCATCGAGGTCAAGCGCCTGAAAGACGCCTACGAGGCGGTGTGGGTGCCGGTGCTGCAGGCGCTGCAGGGCAGCGGCGAGCTGCAGGGCGACCCCGCGCTGTCTCGGTTGATGATTTTCGGCGCGCTCAACTGGTCGGTGCAGTGGTACGACCCGCGCCGCAGTGCCTCGCTCGATGACCTCACTGAGGCCGCGTTGCAACTGTTTCTAAAGGAGCTGGCATGA
- a CDS encoding SDR family oxidoreductase, with protein MSESYRSAFRDGLFAGRVVMVTGGGSGIGRCTAHELASLGAMVVLVGRNPDKLQATAVEIAEDGGRASFHVCDIRHEEGVKAMVADAVRAHGRIDALVNNAGGQYMTPLEKISAKGWQAVIDTNLTGGFLVARECYLQSMAAHGGSVVNIVADFWGSMPGMGHSGAARAGMVSFTETAAMEWAKSGVRVNAVAPGYIASSGMDHYPAEAGPMLREMRQTVPLGRFGNEAETSAAIVFLLSPAASFISGTVLRVDGARPQVRMGWGPVAAPDEVQQRDAVKPFDGFHRYVTPQVFQP; from the coding sequence ATGAGCGAGTCATATCGGTCGGCCTTTCGCGACGGTTTGTTCGCGGGGCGCGTGGTGATGGTGACCGGTGGCGGCTCGGGCATCGGCCGCTGCACCGCGCACGAGCTCGCCAGCCTGGGCGCGATGGTGGTGCTGGTGGGGCGCAACCCCGACAAGCTGCAGGCGACCGCGGTCGAGATCGCCGAGGACGGTGGCCGCGCGAGCTTCCACGTCTGCGACATCCGCCACGAAGAGGGCGTGAAGGCCATGGTGGCCGACGCGGTGCGCGCGCACGGCCGCATCGACGCGCTGGTCAACAACGCGGGCGGCCAGTACATGACACCGCTGGAAAAGATCAGCGCCAAGGGCTGGCAGGCGGTGATCGACACCAACCTCACCGGCGGCTTCCTGGTGGCGCGCGAGTGTTACCTGCAGAGCATGGCGGCGCACGGCGGCTCGGTGGTCAACATCGTGGCCGACTTCTGGGGCTCCATGCCGGGCATGGGCCACAGCGGCGCGGCGCGCGCGGGCATGGTCAGCTTCACCGAGACCGCCGCGATGGAGTGGGCGAAAAGCGGCGTTCGCGTGAACGCGGTGGCCCCCGGCTACATCGCCTCCAGTGGCATGGACCACTATCCCGCAGAGGCCGGGCCGATGCTGCGCGAGATGCGCCAGACCGTGCCGCTGGGCCGCTTCGGCAACGAGGCCGAGACCTCGGCCGCCATTGTGTTCCTGCTCTCGCCGGCCGCGAGCTTCATCAGCGGCACCGTGCTGCGGGTGGACGGCGCTCGGCCGCAGGTGCGCATGGGCTGGGGCCCGGTGGCGGCGCCCGACGAGGTGCAGCAACGCGACGCGGTGAAGCCGTTTGACGGTTTCCACCGGTACGTGACGCCGCAGGTGTTCCAGCCATGA
- a CDS encoding AI-2E family transporter: MTLAHAALPAPASAPVTPARWGYIRPMALLLFLGVLVLLAFRLSDLLLMLFGAVIVAVALRALAQPLERYLRLSPRLAVGAAIALAVVVITLVSWLVGDRLLAQVDDLSRKLPAALSVITNWARERAIGAALWKVWRGTNADDVPWSSLAIAATQTLSAVGGVGLVLVVGAYLAGDPVLYREGLVRLVPRLYRGRVDDAMLASGHALSRWLLGQGISMLFVGTSTAIGLALLGLPLALTLGLLAGALAFIPFFGPIASGVLAVLLAFMQGPEKALYVAGLCVLIQQIEGNLLMPLVQRWAVELPPVLGITAAVIFGLLFGLPGVILASPLMVVAMVLVRKLYIEGVLEA; encoded by the coding sequence ATGACCCTTGCGCACGCCGCTTTGCCTGCCCCCGCTTCCGCACCCGTCACGCCCGCGCGCTGGGGCTACATCCGCCCGATGGCCTTGCTCCTGTTTCTCGGCGTGCTGGTGCTGCTGGCGTTTCGCCTGTCGGACCTGCTGCTGATGCTCTTCGGGGCGGTCATCGTCGCGGTGGCCCTGCGTGCCCTGGCCCAGCCGCTGGAGCGTTACCTGCGGCTGTCGCCGAGGCTGGCGGTGGGGGCGGCGATCGCGCTGGCGGTGGTGGTGATCACCCTGGTGTCGTGGCTGGTGGGCGACCGCCTGCTGGCGCAAGTGGACGACCTGTCGCGCAAGCTGCCGGCGGCGCTGTCCGTGATCACGAACTGGGCCCGGGAGCGCGCGATCGGCGCGGCGTTGTGGAAGGTGTGGCGCGGCACGAACGCGGACGATGTGCCGTGGTCCAGCCTGGCCATCGCCGCCACGCAGACCCTGAGCGCCGTGGGTGGCGTGGGCCTGGTGCTGGTGGTGGGCGCCTACCTGGCGGGCGACCCCGTGCTGTACCGCGAGGGCCTGGTGCGGCTGGTGCCCCGGCTCTACCGAGGTCGCGTGGACGACGCCATGCTAGCCAGCGGGCACGCGCTGTCGCGCTGGCTGCTGGGGCAGGGCATTTCGATGCTGTTCGTCGGCACGTCCACGGCCATCGGGCTGGCCTTGCTGGGCCTGCCGCTGGCGCTCACGCTGGGTTTGCTGGCCGGCGCGCTGGCCTTCATTCCGTTTTTCGGCCCGATCGCCTCGGGCGTGCTGGCGGTGCTGCTGGCCTTCATGCAGGGGCCCGAGAAGGCGCTGTACGTGGCGGGTCTGTGTGTGCTGATCCAGCAGATCGAGGGCAACCTGCTGATGCCGCTGGTGCAGCGCTGGGCGGTGGAGCTGCCGCCGGTGCTGGGCATCACGGCGGCGGTCATCTTTGGCCTGCTGTTCGGTTTGCCGGGCGTGATCCTGGCGTCGCCACTGATGGTGGTGGCGATGGTGCTGGTGCGCAAGCTGTACATCGAGGGCGTGCTGGAGGCGTAG
- a CDS encoding Tim44 domain-containing protein, translating to MKKLLSLLAVVLTLGLTTVAMDAEAKRLGGGKSLGMQRQSAPPAKAPDATPNAAPAAGAAAGAAAAPKRNWMGPIAGLAAGLGLAALASHLGFGEGLANMLMIGLLLMVAFAAFRFFMAKRAASQGGGGGLAGAAAGAGNAGNNAFRMPTTPASNGSTGFSQGGSMIGANLQQPASRIPADFDVPAFVRNAKVNFIRLQASNDAGNLDDIRTFTTPEMFAEIQMDIRERNGATQETRVLDLEADVREVVEEDNRYIVSVHFTGRVQEDGGAPEDINETWHMTKPVQGSGGWVLAGVQQS from the coding sequence ATGAAAAAACTGCTTTCCCTGCTGGCCGTCGTTCTGACGCTCGGCCTGACCACCGTGGCCATGGACGCTGAAGCCAAGCGCCTGGGCGGCGGCAAGTCGCTCGGCATGCAACGACAGTCGGCGCCGCCGGCCAAGGCGCCCGACGCCACCCCCAACGCCGCGCCCGCCGCGGGTGCCGCTGCCGGCGCCGCCGCCGCACCCAAGCGCAACTGGATGGGCCCGATCGCCGGTCTCGCCGCCGGCCTGGGCCTCGCCGCCCTGGCCTCGCACCTGGGCTTCGGTGAAGGCCTGGCCAACATGCTGATGATCGGCCTGCTGCTGATGGTCGCGTTCGCCGCCTTCCGCTTCTTCATGGCCAAACGCGCCGCCTCGCAAGGCGGTGGCGGAGGCTTGGCAGGAGCGGCCGCTGGCGCCGGCAACGCGGGCAACAACGCCTTCCGCATGCCCACGACCCCGGCCAGCAACGGCAGCACCGGCTTCAGCCAGGGCGGCTCCATGATCGGCGCCAACCTGCAGCAGCCCGCCAGCCGCATCCCGGCCGACTTCGACGTGCCCGCCTTCGTGCGCAACGCCAAGGTCAACTTCATCCGCCTGCAGGCTTCGAACGACGCCGGCAACCTCGACGACATCCGCACCTTCACCACGCCGGAAATGTTCGCCGAGATCCAGATGGACATCCGCGAGCGCAACGGCGCCACGCAGGAAACCCGGGTGCTCGACCTCGAAGCCGACGTGCGCGAAGTGGTGGAAGAAGACAACCGCTACATCGTCAGCGTGCACTTCACCGGCCGCGTGCAGGAAGACGGCGGCGCGCCCGAAGACATCAACGAAACCTGGCACATGACCAAGCCCGTCCAGGGCAGCGGTGGTTGGGTATTGGCAGGTGTGCAACAAAGCTAA
- a CDS encoding enoyl-CoA hydratase/isomerase family protein: protein MNNFLVIRQGDTERWTLNEPASRNALSESMVLALFEACLRAKEDKGLRTVVLTGAEGAFCAGGSLGGFASAIGQLLPPGETDPLIAVNRGFGDVLHALTELPQLLIAAVDGPAMGGGFGLACCADVVLATQCSVFATPEVTLGLPPAQIAPFVWQRLGDRAARECLLSGRHYRAAEARDIGLVNHVVADGEMEDALHDTLLKFSRAAPGATAATKRLLQRLRGLPDLRDEAAIAFASALRGNEASTGLQAFARKQIAPWVKNNAAR, encoded by the coding sequence ATGAACAATTTTCTGGTGATCCGACAAGGGGATACCGAGCGCTGGACGCTCAACGAACCGGCCTCGCGCAACGCCTTGTCCGAAAGCATGGTGCTGGCGCTGTTCGAGGCCTGCCTGCGCGCGAAAGAAGACAAGGGCTTGCGCACGGTGGTGCTCACGGGCGCCGAGGGCGCCTTCTGCGCGGGTGGCAGCCTGGGTGGTTTCGCCAGCGCCATCGGCCAGCTGCTGCCGCCCGGCGAGACCGATCCGCTGATCGCCGTCAACCGGGGGTTCGGCGACGTGTTGCACGCGCTCACCGAGTTGCCCCAGTTGCTGATCGCCGCGGTGGACGGCCCGGCCATGGGTGGAGGCTTCGGTCTGGCCTGCTGCGCCGACGTCGTGCTGGCCACGCAGTGCTCGGTGTTCGCCACACCCGAGGTCACGCTGGGTCTGCCGCCGGCGCAGATCGCGCCCTTCGTCTGGCAGCGCCTGGGCGATCGCGCGGCGCGCGAGTGCCTGCTCTCGGGGCGCCACTACCGGGCGGCCGAGGCGCGCGACATCGGGCTCGTGAATCACGTGGTCGCCGACGGCGAGATGGAGGATGCCTTGCACGACACGCTGCTGAAGTTCAGCCGGGCCGCGCCCGGCGCCACGGCGGCCACCAAACGCCTCCTGCAGCGCCTGCGCGGCCTGCCCGACCTGCGCGACGAAGCCGCCATCGCCTTTGCCTCGGCCCTGCGTGGCAATGAGGCCTCGACCGGCCTGCAGGCCTTCGCCCGCAAGCAGATCGCGCCCTGGGTCAAGAACAACGCGGCGCGATGA
- a CDS encoding acyl-CoA carboxylase subunit beta: MSFQSTFNPHSAQAAQRRDAMLARIAQLRALEDRAAQASARSAPVFHKRGQLLPRERIGLLLDPGAPWLPLCSLAGFLQDTKDPEKSVPGGGMLAGIGFISGVRCMVVASDSGIEAGAIQPRGLEKILRVQEIALENKLPFVHLVESAGANLMKYQVEGFVLGGGLFRNLARLSAAGLPVITVQHGSGTAGGAYMPGLSDVVIMVRGRSRAFLAGPPLLMAATGEVASEEELGGAEMHTGVSGLGEYLAEDDREALGLARAVVGQLGWDARAPTPTLARARARGPDSFSAEQGRSLPLPLAGEGRGEGAPAPTFPADDLLALMPPHHREPVDMREVMLRITDASDILEFKPLYGAATVCAQAHVGGHAVGLISNNGPIDVAGANKATHFIQWMCQLGHPIVYLQNTTGYMVGKDSEQAGMIKHGSKMIQAVTNATVPQITLQCGASFGAGNYGMCGRGYAPRFLFTWPNARTAVMGGEQAARTMQIVAEAGLARKGIATDTPEVQAQMKTQYDAIVQKFESQADAFSTSGLVLDDGVIDPRDTRAVLSFCLDTVAEAAQRQPRPMQFGVARM; the protein is encoded by the coding sequence ATGAGTTTTCAAAGCACCTTCAACCCCCACAGCGCCCAGGCCGCGCAGCGCCGCGACGCCATGCTGGCGCGCATCGCCCAGCTGCGCGCCCTCGAAGACCGCGCAGCGCAGGCCTCGGCCCGGTCCGCGCCGGTGTTCCACAAGCGTGGCCAGCTGCTGCCGCGCGAACGCATCGGCCTGCTGCTGGACCCCGGTGCGCCCTGGTTGCCGCTGTGTTCGCTCGCCGGCTTCCTGCAGGACACGAAGGACCCGGAGAAGTCGGTGCCCGGCGGAGGCATGCTGGCCGGCATCGGCTTCATCAGCGGCGTGCGCTGCATGGTGGTCGCGAGCGACTCGGGCATCGAGGCCGGTGCCATCCAGCCTCGCGGTCTGGAGAAGATCCTGCGCGTGCAGGAGATCGCATTGGAGAACAAGCTGCCCTTCGTGCACCTGGTCGAGAGCGCGGGCGCGAACCTCATGAAGTACCAGGTCGAGGGCTTCGTGCTCGGTGGCGGCCTGTTCCGCAACCTCGCGCGGCTCTCGGCCGCGGGCCTGCCGGTGATCACGGTGCAGCACGGCTCGGGCACGGCGGGTGGCGCCTACATGCCGGGGCTCTCCGACGTGGTGATCATGGTGCGAGGCCGCTCGCGCGCCTTCCTCGCCGGTCCGCCGCTGCTCATGGCAGCGACCGGCGAGGTGGCGAGCGAAGAGGAGCTGGGCGGGGCGGAGATGCACACCGGCGTGTCCGGGCTGGGGGAATACCTGGCGGAGGACGACCGGGAGGCGCTGGGTCTGGCTCGGGCGGTGGTGGGGCAACTGGGGTGGGATGCGCGGGCCCCCACCCCGACCCTCGCCCGCGCGCGGGCGAGGGGGCCAGACAGCTTCTCAGCAGAGCAGGGGCGTTCACTCCCTCTCCCGCTGGCGGGAGAGGGCAGGGGTGAGGGTGCCCCCGCTCCCACCTTCCCCGCCGACGACCTGCTCGCCCTCATGCCCCCGCACCACCGCGAGCCGGTCGACATGCGCGAAGTCATGCTGCGCATCACCGACGCCTCCGACATCCTCGAATTCAAGCCGCTCTACGGCGCCGCCACGGTCTGCGCCCAGGCGCACGTCGGCGGCCACGCGGTCGGTCTCATCAGCAACAACGGCCCCATCGACGTGGCCGGCGCCAACAAGGCCACGCACTTCATCCAGTGGATGTGCCAGCTTGGCCACCCCATCGTCTACCTGCAGAACACCACCGGCTACATGGTCGGCAAGGACAGCGAGCAGGCCGGCATGATCAAACACGGCAGCAAGATGATCCAGGCCGTGACCAACGCGACGGTGCCGCAGATCACCCTCCAGTGCGGGGCCTCGTTCGGCGCGGGCAACTACGGCATGTGTGGGCGCGGCTACGCGCCGCGGTTCCTCTTCACCTGGCCCAACGCGCGCACGGCGGTGATGGGCGGCGAGCAGGCTGCCAGGACCATGCAGATCGTGGCCGAGGCAGGTTTGGCGCGCAAAGGCATCGCCACCGACACGCCCGAGGTGCAGGCGCAGATGAAGACGCAGTACGACGCCATCGTGCAGAAGTTCGAATCGCAGGCCGACGCCTTCAGCACCAGCGGTCTGGTGCTCGACGACGGCGTGATCGACCCACGCGACACGCGCGCGGTGCTGAGCTTCTGCCTCGACACCGTGGCGGAGGCGGCGCAGCGGCAGCCTCGCCCTATGCAGTTCGGTGTCGCGCGCATGTGA
- a CDS encoding acyl-CoA dehydrogenase family protein — translation MQFTHEHREIQKTLKRFIDEQINPHVDEWEAAEIFPAHEVFKQMGNLGLLGLTKPEAHGGMGLDYSYSVAMAETLGHIHCGGVPMAIGVQTDMATPALARFGSEELKAQFLAPAIAGDAVGCIGVSEPGAGSDVSAIKTVARKDGDDYVISGQKMWITNSLQADWMCMLVNTSDGPAHKNKSLVMVPLRENGKTVKGFEVGQKIKKIGMNSSDTGLLFFDEVRVPQRYRIGAEGSGFIYQMQQFQEERLWCAASCLQSLTNCIQWTVDYAQDRQLFGAALADQQWVQFKLAELKTEVESLRALTYMACEHYLAGEDVTEWATMAKLKAGRLNRLVPDTCLQFWGGMGYTWDNKVSRMFRDGRLASIGGGADEVMLGILAKTMGVLKAPVRR, via the coding sequence ATGCAGTTCACCCACGAACACCGCGAAATCCAGAAGACCCTCAAACGTTTCATCGACGAGCAGATCAACCCCCATGTGGACGAGTGGGAGGCGGCCGAGATCTTCCCGGCGCACGAGGTCTTCAAGCAGATGGGCAACCTGGGTCTGCTGGGCCTGACCAAGCCCGAGGCGCACGGCGGCATGGGGCTGGACTATTCCTACAGTGTGGCCATGGCCGAAACCCTGGGCCACATCCACTGCGGCGGCGTGCCCATGGCCATCGGCGTGCAGACCGACATGGCCACGCCCGCGCTGGCGCGTTTCGGCAGCGAAGAGCTGAAGGCGCAGTTCCTGGCGCCCGCCATCGCGGGCGACGCGGTGGGCTGCATCGGCGTGAGCGAACCGGGCGCGGGCAGCGACGTGTCGGCCATCAAGACCGTGGCGCGCAAGGACGGCGACGACTACGTGATCAGCGGGCAAAAAATGTGGATCACCAACAGCCTGCAGGCCGACTGGATGTGCATGCTGGTCAACACCAGCGACGGCCCCGCGCACAAGAACAAGAGCCTGGTCATGGTGCCGCTGCGCGAGAACGGCAAGACCGTCAAGGGCTTCGAGGTCGGCCAGAAGATCAAGAAGATCGGCATGAACAGCAGCGACACCGGGCTGCTGTTTTTCGACGAGGTGCGGGTGCCGCAGCGCTACCGCATCGGCGCCGAAGGCTCGGGCTTCATCTACCAGATGCAGCAGTTTCAGGAAGAGCGCCTGTGGTGCGCGGCGAGCTGCCTGCAGAGCCTGACCAACTGCATCCAGTGGACGGTGGACTACGCGCAAGACCGTCAGCTCTTCGGCGCCGCGCTGGCCGACCAGCAGTGGGTGCAGTTCAAGCTGGCCGAGCTCAAGACCGAGGTGGAGAGCCTGCGCGCGCTGACCTACATGGCCTGCGAGCACTACCTGGCCGGCGAGGACGTGACCGAGTGGGCGACTATGGCCAAGCTGAAAGCGGGACGGCTCAACCGCCTGGTGCCCGACACCTGCCTGCAGTTCTGGGGCGGCATGGGCTACACCTGGGACAACAAGGTCTCGCGCATGTTCCGAGACGGTCGCCTCGCGTCGATTGGTGGTGGCGCCGACGAGGTCATGCTCGGTATCCTCGCGAAAACCATGGGGGTGCTGAAAGCCCCCGTGCGCCGCTGA
- a CDS encoding alpha/beta fold hydrolase has product MKTVETHDKTRLYVKDWGEGPPVILIHGWPLSADSWDDQAMAIAEAGHRVIAYDRRGFGRSTQPWSGYDYDTLADDLAAVIQQSGAENATLIGFSMGGGEVARYMARHGGQSVAKCALISSILPFRLKTGDNPGGTEQAAFDQTAEALSADRALFFTGFFKTFFGEDSAERPVSDELLEWARGIALQASLKATIACMRSFSSTDFRPDMAAFTVPTLLIHGTADKTVPIAASSRVAAQRIANSTLIEYDSAPHGLFATDKERLNGDLLAFLRRPA; this is encoded by the coding sequence ATGAAGACCGTCGAGACCCACGACAAGACCCGCCTCTACGTCAAGGACTGGGGCGAGGGGCCGCCCGTGATCCTGATCCACGGCTGGCCGCTCTCGGCCGACAGCTGGGACGACCAGGCCATGGCCATCGCCGAAGCGGGGCACCGCGTGATCGCCTACGACCGGCGCGGCTTCGGCCGCTCCACCCAGCCCTGGAGCGGCTACGACTACGACACCCTGGCCGACGACCTCGCGGCGGTGATCCAGCAGAGCGGCGCCGAGAACGCAACCCTGATCGGCTTCTCGATGGGCGGCGGCGAGGTGGCGCGCTACATGGCGCGCCATGGCGGGCAATCGGTGGCGAAGTGCGCGCTGATCTCGTCCATCCTGCCCTTCCGCCTGAAGACCGGCGACAACCCTGGCGGCACCGAACAGGCGGCCTTCGACCAGACGGCCGAAGCCCTGAGCGCCGACCGCGCCCTGTTTTTCACCGGCTTCTTCAAGACCTTCTTCGGCGAGGACTCGGCAGAACGCCCTGTGAGCGATGAACTGCTCGAATGGGCCCGCGGCATCGCCCTGCAGGCCAGCCTGAAGGCGACCATCGCGTGCATGCGATCGTTCTCGTCCACCGACTTCAGGCCCGACATGGCGGCCTTCACGGTGCCCACGCTGCTGATCCACGGCACCGCCGACAAGACCGTGCCGATCGCCGCCTCCAGCCGGGTCGCCGCGCAGCGCATCGCCAACAGCACGCTGATCGAATACGACAGCGCACCCCACGGCCTGTTCGCCACGGACAAGGAGCGCCTGAACGGCGACCTGCTGGCGTTCCTGAGGCGCCCGGCCTGA
- a CDS encoding PQQ-dependent sugar dehydrogenase, which yields MTYTISAARAAWAATGTAALLALGGCAEPARFTVAEGSGNNPALPTPSRALIPTVNIAPARGWPADTMPTPAPGLQVQAFARDLDHPRWLLVLPNGDVLVAESNAPPKADGPKGITAWIKGLVMGLVMQRAGAAVPSANRITLLRDTDGDGVADERSVLLSGLNSPFGMALVGERLFVANADAVLAFPYRRGDTTLSATGTKLLDLPGGPINHHWTKSLLASPDGQRLYVGVGSNSNIGENGMAAEAGRAAVWEVDLRSGAHRVFASGLRNPVGLAWDASGRTLWAVVNERDELGSDLVPDYLTSVRDGAFYGWPYSYYGQRVDTRVTPPAPDRVATAVVPDFALGPHVAPLGLASSVGSRLPRPFTHGMFIGQHGSWNRRPHSGYTVVHVPFSGGQPSGPAREVLGGFLSADGEAFGRPVGVALDARGALLVADDVGNVVWRVSAPQ from the coding sequence ATGACCTACACGATTTCCGCGGCCCGCGCAGCCTGGGCAGCGACAGGCACCGCCGCGCTGCTGGCGCTGGGCGGCTGCGCCGAGCCAGCCCGCTTCACCGTCGCCGAGGGCTCGGGCAACAACCCCGCGCTTCCGACGCCCAGCCGGGCGCTGATTCCCACGGTCAACATCGCGCCGGCGCGGGGCTGGCCGGCCGACACCATGCCGACCCCGGCACCGGGCCTGCAGGTGCAGGCCTTCGCCCGCGACCTGGACCACCCGCGCTGGCTGCTGGTGCTGCCCAACGGCGACGTGCTGGTGGCCGAAAGCAATGCACCACCCAAGGCGGATGGACCCAAAGGCATCACGGCCTGGATCAAAGGGCTGGTGATGGGCCTGGTGATGCAGCGCGCGGGCGCGGCCGTGCCGAGCGCCAACCGCATCACCCTGCTGCGCGACACCGATGGCGATGGCGTGGCCGATGAACGCTCGGTGCTGCTCAGCGGTCTGAACTCGCCCTTCGGCATGGCGCTGGTGGGCGAGCGCCTGTTCGTGGCCAACGCCGACGCGGTGCTGGCGTTCCCCTACCGCCGGGGGGACACCACCCTCAGCGCCACCGGCACGAAGCTGCTGGACCTGCCCGGCGGACCGATCAACCACCACTGGACCAAGAGCCTGCTCGCCAGCCCGGACGGCCAGCGCCTCTACGTGGGCGTCGGGTCCAACAGCAACATCGGCGAGAACGGCATGGCGGCCGAAGCCGGCCGGGCCGCGGTCTGGGAGGTGGACCTGCGCAGCGGCGCCCACCGCGTGTTCGCTTCGGGCCTGCGCAACCCGGTCGGCCTGGCCTGGGACGCCAGCGGCCGCACGCTCTGGGCCGTGGTCAACGAGCGCGACGAACTCGGCAGCGACCTGGTGCCCGACTACCTCACCTCGGTGCGCGACGGCGCCTTCTACGGCTGGCCCTACAGCTACTACGGCCAGCGGGTGGACACGCGCGTCACGCCGCCTGCGCCCGACCGGGTGGCCACGGCCGTGGTGCCCGACTTTGCGCTCGGGCCCCACGTGGCACCCCTGGGGCTCGCGTCGTCCGTCGGCAGCCGGCTGCCCCGGCCCTTCACCCACGGCATGTTCATCGGGCAACACGGTTCGTGGAACCGCCGCCCGCACAGCGGCTACACGGTGGTGCACGTGCCGTTCAGCGGGGGTCAGCCCTCGGGGCCGGCGCGCGAGGTGCTGGGCGGATTCCTCAGCGCCGACGGCGAGGCCTTCGGTCGGCCGGTGGGCGTGGCGCTGGACGCGCGGGGGGCGCTGCTGGTGGCCGACGACGTGGGCAACGTGGTCTGGCGGGTGAGCGCGCCCCAGTGA